GCCTACTTGCTGGCATTCTGGTGTCAAATCCTCACtatcatcaaaatcaaaattcactgaacaaatcaaaatctatagaaaagaaattcaatacAACCACGCATTCTTCcccaattaaaaaaattgtaccTTTACACTTGGCAGTGAATTTAAGATAAAAATTCACAGTACTCATTAAGTTATGCAAGACCATACAAGAATATACACAAATTCCTACTACAGGATTTAGCTAAAACTCAAATCTGGCCATTAATTTTCACATCAAACCAGGTATCTCAATCAAAAACGAATTCTTCAAGCATCAGTGTGAATTAGAGTAATAGAATTGTGAGCTAAACACCAAAAAAATCCCGGGCAATAAGAATCATCCATCCCAAATCCAAGTTCGTCTGATTTTGTCAGCAGTGAACGGTAGTTAAATACTGAAAATTTAAACCAATGATACAAAACCCAGATACTCCTTAAGATAAAAAGAAAACCTTTCAAGTTCATTCAACTTCCAGAACACTTAATTCTACCAATCAAACACAAAATTGAGAGCAGAACCACGATTGGCAATACACACAGTTTTCAATCAACCCAATTACAGAGTACAGAATAAACAACAAACCCATACAGAATTCAAGCTTTAAAGACTTCCAAGTAAACAAATTCGAGTTCAATTCCAGACCCAGTTCATAATTTGACCAAGAACAATGAATCTAAACTGAATTACTTTTCTGACACTGAAACGAACATGTAACAAAAACCCAGACGAGTAAAGAAAAAACCAACCTGAAATTTGATACTGTGAAACACAATTTCACTGCAGGAGCATAGTTCTTGGATCACTTGGGCATTGACTTGCTTTGAGAgcaaggaagagagagagagagagagagattaggGGAAGACAgtgttttcacttttcagaAGCTTCTTAGGTTAATTTTTGGGGGAGTCAAACACACGTGCGTTTAAGGCTTCGCTAAGCCGAACTGCCAATCATATGATGAGTTGAATACATACTTCGTTTACTCCAAGTCACACTCACACGTACGGACCTTCCCTGGTTGTCAACCCAGCCACTGCGGGTCGGGTTTGAACTTTAACGGGTTTTCGATATGGTACCAAACTATAGTAATTTGGCGAGTGTATGTAACATAGTAGTTTAGTAGACAAATCATTATGGGATGAGAACTTGAGGTTCTTAAATCTTAAGAAGCTTGGAGATTTGGCTTTGAGTAATTGAAAACAACCGATTTTGATATTAGtaagaaaaacaatcacattaGAAGTAAATTAGAGTCATTACTCATTAGACTACATATGATTATTGTATTGATTGAAGGAATAAGAGTATATACTGTAGGATTATAAGATGAACTAGTTATTTCCTTCCTTGCATCACAAATCCTTTCAATTCACTTCACGCATATTTAGataaactattttttttaattaaagcGGTTGCAGATATGGCCACTCAACTACATTACGAAGTTGGAACCAGTATCTTCCTCTTTCGGCTATAATTGCTTTTAACTTTGACTTTCTTAGTATAGGTTGCCATAGCGggctttttttttgtcattgaaaaaaaaactagctatttccaacaacttttcTCATGACTAAGTCATCTAGCTAGTTAATTCAAGTACGTTAAGGTGTAGATATTCTAAAGTTAGGTCAGTGTTTACAAAATTTAGACTTCACGAAGTTTACTCAACATTGCATGTGTGAAATAATGTTAATTGATACAAGAGCGCTTTAGAGCTCACTAGTGAGTTGCATAATAATACTTTCACCACCCTTGACCAATTTCTCCATCAAACTTCGGCACCTTCACCATCCAGTTTTCAGTTATGAGTACATCGCTTTTAACATACTTTAGCTGGATTGATGATCACTTGGATATTGATAATCATGTTACTAATCATAAACACAAACAATTCATGTCAGAATAAATTCAGTTCGTCAACCTAGTTCAGCAGCCAAACTATAATCAAGTTGGCTGAAAATTCTCATAAATGATATACTTTTATGAATTTAAAGACGGTGAAGATGCCAAAATTTGACCATAGCATTAATAGAAAGCTGGCATTGTGAGCTCTAAAGTACTCTTATACTCTTATTAATCGTTGTCCCACAGATGAGAGATTTAAGTAGCTCGAAATATCGAAATCATAAACTTGTGGACACATCAATTTTTTCACCAATTTAGCTTAAAATGATATGTGATATGTTTTAACTCGAAGGGATGCATGTCTAGTTAACAATTCCAGCTCTTTGTACTAAATCACTAAGAAGTTAAGAACGTACACCCAACGAAATCGACAATGATCGCTTATATGAGCTTAAACGCATGTCCTATATGGCTATATTCATGAATGTCTCACCGTTTTACTTCAATTTAGTATACAATGGTCGAATACTAGTATTCAATTTTACTTCTATCAATTATTGATCATTCTCCTACCTGCTTAATTGAACCTTTGAGACTAATTAGTCATGCGTGTTGGTATTATTCACTCCAATTAACATGTATCATTCTTTACTCCAACGCTCTCTTCCACCACCACCGTTCGACATAAGAACTGAACCTTCATCATCACATTAAAGGTCTCTCTCATCACTCTTTCTACTATTAGAAAACAGTAGTAGAAGAAGATTAACCAAATCGACATTAATTAGCTAACTAGAAAAGATAGACTAACCAAATCAGCAGAGCTAATAATTAACAACAAAAGTAAGATCAATTCTATATTAATTCAGTTGCATATcagatcatcatcttcttcatcagaCTATTAACTCAATTCAAGCAGGAATCCAAGTTGTGGCAAAAACAACATTGTGTCCCTTCCAAGTAAGCACaagatcttcttcttccttcttcaaCCCCCACCCAGCTGCGTGCTCATCCAGCATTGCTTTCACCTCATTCACCGCCTCCTCCCCGAACGAAACACTTCGAAATCCGGCGCTTCTCATTCGCTGCACCCACCGGCATTTTGGTTCAAGCCTTTCCACCCTCTGAAACCCCTCGTAAGCAATCATATTCTCAATTTTCCAGCACACATCAGCTTCATACCACTGCCTCTGCTTGCTCCCCCTCGGCAGAAACGTGTCAACAGTATCATAAGGTATCCACAGATAGTTGAAAGCCGACCTTAGCCTCCCCACCAAGTCGTTAGAGGTCAAGTCGGCGTCCTCGTCCACCAAAACGACAACAGTTGGGTCCAAACCCCGAATTGCTTTCAGAAACATCGACCTCAGTGAAGTAGAGGAAGCAGTAATGGAAGTTGAGGATGACGAACAAGGCTCAAAATTCTGAAATGTCTCCTCTGGAATGTAATGGAGCATCATGTGACAGTTTATGACAAGAGCCTCGTGGCCGCTCTCCGGATACACCAAGTTCTGGACACGAAGCTGTTCTATTAAGTTTGCAAATCCATCAGTATAACTCGAAGGGATGACTGTAAATTCTAAAATTATGTTCCGGGATCTAGCAAAATTAACCAACTTCGACCCGAGCTCCTCATACGAAAGATCCAGCATCGGCGGCACATCTTCCGTTGTCCCGGCTACGGTGAGCTTCAGCAGCGGAGGAGTAATTAACCCGTCCTGACGAGATGCAATGGCATCGACCAGAGTTGGGATTTGCATACAGTGTGTCAGACTCAAGTCAACGATGTGGATGACGGAGAAGCCTTCCACGGCCTCGAGAATGGCAGCATTTGCGGCGGTGAAGCCAAACCGATGCCAAGGAGTGAGGTCAATAAACCCAGCAAGCTCGATGACGGAGAATTTATGAGTGTGTATTGCGAGGTTGGCCTGTGCGGCGTTCATTGCGGCGAGGAGCTTAAGACTGCCGCTCCTGGCCGCACGAGCTATGAGGGCTCGAAGAAAAGCGCAGGTGAGGCGCTGGTTCGAGTCCCCGTCGGGGGGAGCAATGTTGTTGAGAACCCACAAGATCTGCTGCGCCAAGGTGGCGTCGTTGGTCTCGATGGCGTTGGCACAGTGGACTAGTAGCTGCTCCATGCAATTGGCGTCGCCGAAGTTAGTAAGCTTTGACGACGTGGGGAAACCAGGCCAGGGACGCGTCCGGTGTGTCTGGTTTTTGTTCATGATAGGGAGGTTAGGGGAGAACAACGGTGGTGTGGTCACAATTTGGTGCAAGGGTTGCGGTGGTGTTTCAGTAAATTGCATCATTTGGGAGTGAGAGATATGGAAGCTTTAACTAGTCAGAAAATCTGAGGCAAGGAGAGAGACGAGAGAGACTTGTGGTGGATATTACCTTAGCTAGCCAGGCATTGGGAAGAGATCCATATAGAGCTGTAAAATTTTCCCATAGCAGGTGGTGGTTCTGCAAATGAATCGAAGAAAATAGACACTTCAGCCTTTTTGGGGGGAAGCAGAATAGGGACCGTTCAAGGATGATGAGAGTGAAAATAATGCCATAATCCCAAGAACGTACCAAAAGCTGGGATTGAAGTCAATATTGAGCAAAAGGGACTCATGCTAACAGTTTCTTCAGGCTTCTTTTCTGAGACGATAAGCAGCTCTGTGAACCCTGCAAGTAATATGCAGGAGCTAGTGAGCTAGGTAGCGGGGCAATAGGGTTTTGAGAAGGACTGGCATGATTGAATAATTCAAAAACCCTTTTTCAAGCTACAAAAAGGGTCTGATCCCTTTTCATGTCTGCTATTTCTGGATCAGGTAAGAGAGTCaggctagagagagagagagagagagagagagagagaggtgtaTCATAATATGATGATGAATAAGGAGGATGAGTTGTGTGGTGGCTTAAATTGTATGTTGAAGATTTTGGTGGCATGTGAGGATAGCCGGCCATGGAGTTGTTTGTATATGGGGGTTGGGATTTTGTCATGGAATGGGAATTTGGTGGGGATCGGAGGCAGCTAATAATActaatgtttttgtttcacTTAGTAATATTCATGATCACGGGCTGTTAGATTTGATATACATGAGTGGTACGATCATTGTAGGACAGACATCACGCATATCACACTAGCTACTTCGATTCCATAGTTCTacgcatatatatatcatctacAAATCATTTTTTTCTGCCACATATctaattctttttttgttttgttttgttaccACAGCTGCACAGCATGTACAAACTCTTTCATCGGCAGTGACACTTTGGTGCAACCTGTGGTAACTAATAGATGTGacaaattaagaagtcttaataACCTTAATTTGCTTTATCGTATTGAATTACTATCTagtaaatacaaacttcaacaGTATCAATAGACCGGAAGTTTTATATTCATCGTTTGAAGAACAACATATCAGCACGATCCACACTTCCACAGTTCCACTCCACAGGATACGTATCATACGTTTACGTTTATATTAGAGTCGAACCATGCAAAATTATCTAAGACAAGACCTATCCTAACTTATACATAAAAGCAACCAGAACCACCGGTCGCTCGGGACTCTTCCGCCTTTACCACCATCACCGATCCCACCACCAACAACCTCGGAAGCAAGGTTTGTACCGCCCCAAGTCCTAAGCTCGACACGACCAAATATGCCTTCCTTGGGAGCGAGTTGAGACCGTTTGTTACGCAGAGGACAACGCTTGAAGCATGACTATCTCAGCTGATCAAAGAGCAGTGGACAACGGTATATAGTGTCCTAAGCCACTAGCGAACCTGAGAACCACCCACTGGAGAAAGGTCACACCAGAAAGAGACTAAAGCCCTCAACGCCCTTGCATAGGCAGCATAGCGCTACCACCGTGGCTATCAATATTCTTTTATTTGCTCACAAAAAGTATGTTAAAACTTAAACAGTACAACAAAGCACGCACAATTAGATTTAGTCTTCCTTAAGAATTGTCTGATATAATATCTAATTAAATGATTTAGAAATGTGCTTTAACTATGTATAGTCTATTAACATTGAACTTAATTTGTGCTAACATAGTTGGAAGAGAATCATGAACcaaattaaatataaaattgaTATGTGTGTTATCAAGGATTTGGCTACTTGATCGATAAGTCTAATTTAGGCTGTAAAGAGAGTAGATATAATATGGAAGCATGCGCAGAAGGTATACCTCATTGTCCTCGACAATGACCATTGCTTTGTCTGATCGATGCATGAACAATTTGGCTGCCAAAGCACAGGAACCTCTCTACGCCATTCGTTTATTTCTCATCTCGTCTCTGAGCCATGTACGTCGTTAATTAACCTTTAAAAACAAGCGATGAAAATTTGTCGATCCTGTCGTGTACTTAACATGACAATCATGCACTTGGCATTATCCGAGTTTAAATGGATCCACTAGTACAATTTCTTTTATGTGAGAGCTTGATATTATGTAGAGcttatattaattatatactTCACTGGTTTGTTGTGGAACTTGCTAGGGTCTTTATATATTAAGGCGAACATTGGCAAAAAAATGTATGAGGTGGTTAATGATTTTTGGCTAATTAGTTGAAACTTGATACGCGTAATCTGCATTACTAGGGTGCTTAATTATGAGATATTATCATTTGCTCTTTATCTTTTACGTAATCcaccaccccccccccccccccccccccaatttctttcttcttttaataTTGTAGCTAGGTTATTTATCCTCCATTCTTGTTCGACCCTTTTGTTATAGATGATGAAAGATTTGAAAGACACACGTCATTGAGTTTCAGACGCAACGGTTACTTATGCGGATAACTACTGGAGAAGGTGATTAATTTACCGTCTATTCATAAGTTAATACCGTCCATTCCTGAAGCTATTTTATAAATCGTTTAATTAATGACCTAAAAATGATCTACATAGGCTTGAATTGCTCTCGAGTGCTAATTGGATGCATGGATGAATACTAAACCATCAATTATTGAACTATAATTAAATCTCATAATGGACCCCGATCGGAATTCAGTTCAACCTTAATTGTTTCCATCATGCACTCTAAGCCAGCGTCTAAAACAAGACCGCGTGGTCTCGCAGACCTCGTTTTCGCAATGTTCTAACAAATAGAATATGATCATCAAGTTAGCTGTCATCAAATTAAGACCGAGTATGATCGTCTTAAttcatgaaagaaacacaagtaATTTTATCCCTACTTCTGTCTCCTTCTCGCCATTTGATGATTCATCTTCCAACTTCTGTAGATTGGAATTATCTATTCTTGTTATCATTCTTATATATGCAACACTCCTTTTATAAAACTAATAATCTTATTATCGTCAGCTTCATCTGCCCCACGAGCTCGATGCTCTCCAGGTAATTCATTGGCTTTTCCAagctctctgtctctctcaaTTTTGCTGTTTGCAGTGTGAGGATCTTATCCAGGACCAGTTTCAGATACTCTCTTTCGGGAATTTGAATTTAGCAAGCAAG
This genomic interval from Argentina anserina chromosome 1, drPotAnse1.1, whole genome shotgun sequence contains the following:
- the LOC126805048 gene encoding scarecrow-like protein 32 produces the protein MMQFTETPPQPLHQIVTTPPLFSPNLPIMNKNQTHRTRPWPGFPTSSKLTNFGDANCMEQLLVHCANAIETNDATLAQQILWVLNNIAPPDGDSNQRLTCAFLRALIARAARSGSLKLLAAMNAAQANLAIHTHKFSVIELAGFIDLTPWHRFGFTAANAAILEAVEGFSVIHIVDLSLTHCMQIPTLVDAIASRQDGLITPPLLKLTVAGTTEDVPPMLDLSYEELGSKLVNFARSRNIILEFTVIPSSYTDGFANLIEQLRVQNLVYPESGHEALVINCHMMLHYIPEETFQNFEPCSSSSTSITASSTSLRSMFLKAIRGLDPTVVVLVDEDADLTSNDLVGRLRSAFNYLWIPYDTVDTFLPRGSKQRQWYEADVCWKIENMIAYEGFQRVERLEPKCRWVQRMRSAGFRSVSFGEEAVNEVKAMLDEHAAGWGLKKEEEDLVLTWKGHNVVFATTWIPA